In the genome of Burkholderia diffusa, one region contains:
- a CDS encoding DUF2878 domain-containing protein, with protein MCAYLATTQIGWLVCVTTAASHRAAWGVGYAVIATAGHLLYAHRPSCEARLVSAIVVCGWLWDSAVAHSGLVEYPNGVLLSGTAPYWLAGLWALFAIQLNTLLCWLRRRPLVSVLVGALAGPASFRAGGALGAVHFNEPAAALVVIATGWALILPASLALATRWDGMTRDAAPASSRDRMYDTRTG; from the coding sequence ATGTGCGCCTATCTCGCCACGACACAGATCGGATGGCTGGTTTGCGTGACGACGGCCGCATCGCACCGCGCAGCGTGGGGCGTCGGCTATGCGGTGATCGCGACGGCGGGCCATCTGCTGTACGCGCATCGACCGTCATGCGAGGCGCGACTCGTGAGCGCGATCGTGGTGTGTGGATGGTTATGGGACAGCGCCGTTGCCCATTCCGGCCTGGTCGAATACCCGAACGGCGTGCTGCTCTCCGGTACGGCGCCGTACTGGCTCGCCGGGCTATGGGCGCTGTTCGCGATCCAGCTCAATACGCTGCTGTGCTGGCTCAGGCGCCGACCACTCGTGTCGGTTCTCGTCGGCGCACTCGCCGGCCCGGCGTCGTTCCGCGCGGGTGGGGCGCTGGGCGCCGTTCATTTCAACGAGCCAGCTGCAGCGCTCGTCGTCATCGCAACCGGTTGGGCGTTGATCTTGCCCGCCTCGCTCGCGCTGGCAACGCGTTGGGACGGAATGACCCGGGACGCTGCGCCGGCGAGCAGTCGAGACCGCATGTACGACACCCGCACGGGCTAG
- a CDS encoding formate/nitrite transporter family protein, with amino-acid sequence MAYLMPNEFVTRMVDAGESKLSMSTRDTLIRAYMAGAILALAAAFAVSITINTGNALAGSLLFPVGFCMLYLLGFDLLTGVFTLAPLAVIDHRPGATWGGVFRNWTLVFFGNFAGALTVALFMAIIFTFGFSEAPNAIGQKIGGIGEARTLGYAAHGAAGMLTLFVRGVMCNWMVSTGVVAAMMSTSVPGKVIAMWMPILVFFYMGFEHSVVNMFLFPSGLMLGAHFTIVDYLLWNEIPTVAGNLVGGLLFVGAALYSTHYKTAPKRVPVSPTRVVARKA; translated from the coding sequence ATGGCCTATCTTATGCCCAACGAATTCGTCACCAGAATGGTCGACGCCGGTGAGTCGAAACTGTCGATGTCGACCCGCGATACGCTGATTCGCGCGTACATGGCGGGCGCGATCCTCGCGCTCGCGGCCGCATTCGCTGTCAGCATCACGATCAACACCGGCAACGCCCTCGCCGGCTCGCTGCTGTTTCCGGTCGGGTTCTGCATGCTGTATCTGCTTGGCTTCGACTTGCTCACCGGCGTCTTCACGCTCGCGCCGCTCGCGGTGATCGACCACCGGCCCGGCGCGACCTGGGGCGGCGTGTTCCGCAACTGGACGCTGGTGTTTTTCGGCAATTTCGCGGGCGCGCTGACTGTCGCACTGTTCATGGCGATCATCTTCACGTTCGGCTTTTCGGAAGCGCCGAATGCGATCGGACAGAAGATCGGCGGCATCGGCGAAGCACGCACGCTGGGCTATGCCGCGCACGGCGCCGCCGGCATGCTCACGCTGTTCGTGCGCGGGGTGATGTGCAACTGGATGGTGTCGACCGGCGTGGTCGCCGCGATGATGTCGACGTCCGTGCCCGGCAAGGTGATCGCGATGTGGATGCCGATCCTCGTGTTCTTCTACATGGGCTTCGAGCATTCGGTCGTGAACATGTTCCTGTTCCCGTCCGGGCTGATGCTCGGCGCGCACTTCACCATCGTGGACTACCTGCTGTGGAACGAGATCCCGACGGTAGCCGGCAACCTGGTCGGCGGATTGCTGTTCGTCGGCGCGGCGCTGTACAGCACGCACTACAAGACCGCGCCGAAACGCGTGCCGGTCTCGCCGACGCGCGTGGTCGCGCGCAAGGCCTGA
- a CDS encoding cryptochrome/photolyase family protein has product MTSTELPYQRRPVVVWFRDDQRLGDNPALSHAVDSGHPVVCVYLHDPAPKSGRSMGGAQRWWLHESLTRLDDALSALGGSLIVLRGNAQDAITNFAIAIQAAMVVWNRRYAKAHTEIDASIKKDLNGRGIDVSTFNGHLLREPWTVTTREGLPFQVFGAYWRAACRDDFCPLPPLAAPSRIPFFRVPERVTPHVSTLRALALQPAVPDWAGGLRLSWRCGEEAARQRLDAFLDDSLRDYAGMRDFPAAHATSRLSPYLRFGNISVRQVWYAALSAANAMRSTGAARIDASKGGALNKFLGEIGWREFSYHLLYHFPPLHQVNFRRQFDSMPWRDDAEALRKWQTGHTGYPLVDAGMRELWHTGWMHNRVRMVVASFLSKHLLIDWRAGETWFWDTLVDADEASNPAGWQWVSGSGADAAPYFRIFNPVLQGQKFDPQGEYTRHWVPELSKMSAEKIHAPWTASPEQLHDAAVSLGRSYPFPIVDHQLARVRALDSFQQLASDNDA; this is encoded by the coding sequence ATGACATCCACCGAATTGCCGTATCAGCGCCGCCCCGTCGTCGTATGGTTTCGCGACGACCAACGGCTCGGCGACAATCCCGCCTTGTCTCACGCGGTCGACAGCGGCCACCCCGTCGTCTGCGTTTACCTGCACGACCCTGCCCCGAAATCCGGGCGCTCCATGGGCGGAGCGCAACGATGGTGGCTGCATGAATCCCTCACCAGGCTCGACGATGCGCTTTCCGCGCTTGGCGGCTCGCTGATCGTGCTGCGCGGCAACGCGCAGGACGCCATCACGAACTTCGCCATCGCGATCCAGGCCGCGATGGTGGTCTGGAATCGTCGTTACGCGAAAGCGCATACCGAAATCGACGCGTCGATCAAGAAAGACTTGAACGGCCGCGGAATCGACGTGTCGACATTCAATGGCCATCTGTTGCGCGAACCCTGGACGGTGACGACTCGCGAAGGCTTGCCGTTCCAGGTCTTCGGTGCGTACTGGCGAGCCGCCTGTCGCGACGATTTTTGTCCGTTGCCTCCGCTGGCGGCACCGTCGCGCATCCCGTTTTTCCGGGTTCCCGAACGCGTCACGCCACATGTCAGCACACTTCGGGCACTCGCACTCCAGCCGGCGGTACCCGACTGGGCAGGCGGACTGCGATTGAGCTGGCGTTGCGGCGAGGAAGCCGCTAGACAACGCCTCGACGCCTTCCTGGACGATTCGCTTCGCGACTATGCCGGCATGCGCGATTTCCCGGCCGCTCACGCGACGAGCCGGCTCTCGCCCTATCTGCGCTTCGGCAACATATCGGTTCGGCAGGTGTGGTATGCGGCGTTGTCGGCAGCAAACGCGATGCGCAGCACGGGCGCGGCGCGTATCGATGCTTCGAAAGGCGGGGCGTTGAACAAATTCCTCGGCGAAATCGGATGGAGAGAATTCTCGTATCACCTGCTCTATCACTTTCCGCCACTGCACCAGGTCAATTTCCGGCGTCAGTTCGATTCGATGCCGTGGCGCGACGACGCGGAGGCACTCCGCAAATGGCAGACCGGGCACACCGGCTACCCGCTCGTCGATGCCGGCATGCGCGAGCTTTGGCATACCGGCTGGATGCACAACCGCGTGCGCATGGTCGTCGCGTCGTTCCTGTCGAAGCATCTGCTGATCGACTGGCGCGCGGGCGAAACATGGTTCTGGGATACGCTGGTCGACGCGGATGAAGCCAGTAACCCGGCAGGCTGGCAGTGGGTCTCTGGTAGCGGCGCCGACGCAGCGCCGTATTTCCGCATCTTCAACCCGGTTTTGCAGGGACAGAAATTCGATCCGCAAGGCGAATACACACGACACTGGGTGCCCGAACTGTCGAAGATGTCCGCCGAAAAAATCCATGCGCCTTGGACGGCGTCACCAGAACAACTGCACGACGCGGCCGTGAGTCTCGGCAGGAGCTATCCGTTTCCGATCGTGGATCACCAGCTCGCGCGCGTGCGGGCCCTGGACTCCTTCCAGCAGCTCGCTTCGGACAACGATGCGTAG
- a CDS encoding alpha/beta hydrolase: MNIKVGLAVLTMLLAVGLLAACNPVRLLNALTPRYTFSLFSDIPYGPGERHVLDVYVPARVVDDWPADAAAGVPVVVFFYGGSWQSGEREDYLFVGEALASRGFVAVLPDYRTYPATTFPGFVDDAAQAVAWAREHAVAFGGDPRRLFLMGHSAGAQIAALLATDGRYLAARQMHKSDIAGVIGLAGAYDFLPLRDATLDRIFPQDARAASQPIRFIQGTEPPMWLAIAENDTVVDAGNTRRFARALQNAGGKVAVVRYDNVSHATIAGVLGAPLRGRAPVLDDLSAFVTRTAQTTPAGPTSGKATASGTAAHSAVSAQ, from the coding sequence ATGAACATCAAGGTGGGACTGGCCGTGCTGACGATGCTGCTCGCGGTGGGCCTGCTCGCCGCGTGCAATCCGGTGCGGCTCCTGAACGCGCTGACGCCGCGATATACATTCAGTCTGTTTTCGGATATTCCGTACGGCCCCGGCGAGCGTCATGTGCTCGACGTGTACGTGCCCGCACGCGTCGTGGACGACTGGCCGGCCGATGCGGCAGCCGGCGTACCCGTCGTCGTGTTCTTCTACGGCGGAAGCTGGCAGTCCGGCGAGCGCGAGGATTACCTGTTCGTGGGCGAGGCATTGGCGTCGAGGGGCTTTGTTGCCGTGTTGCCCGACTACAGGACGTATCCGGCGACCACCTTTCCCGGCTTCGTGGACGATGCCGCGCAGGCGGTGGCGTGGGCGCGCGAGCACGCGGTTGCGTTCGGCGGCGATCCCCGTCGCCTGTTTCTGATGGGGCACTCCGCGGGCGCACAGATTGCCGCATTGCTCGCAACCGACGGCCGCTATCTGGCGGCGCGGCAGATGCACAAGAGCGATATTGCCGGCGTGATCGGGCTAGCCGGCGCTTATGACTTCCTGCCGCTGCGTGATGCAACACTCGACCGGATATTTCCGCAGGACGCGCGCGCCGCGAGCCAGCCGATTCGATTCATCCAGGGCACCGAGCCGCCGATGTGGCTGGCCATTGCGGAAAACGACACGGTAGTCGACGCCGGCAATACACGCCGCTTCGCACGGGCGTTGCAGAATGCGGGCGGCAAGGTCGCGGTCGTGCGTTACGACAACGTCAGCCACGCGACGATCGCAGGTGTGCTGGGCGCGCCGCTGAGGGGAAGGGCGCCGGTGCTCGACGATCTCTCGGCGTTCGTCACTCGCACTGCGCAGACGACGCCCGCCGGGCCCACCAGCGGAAAGGCGACGGCATCGGGCACGGCGGCGCACTCGGCCGTGTCTGCGCAGTGA
- a CDS encoding MerR family transcriptional regulator — MPPRKDRDTPHRYRSGEAARLARMPAATLRIWERRYGVVAPPKTPSGQRMYSDDDVQRIRLLKALVNQGHAIGTIASLSREELEALSLTDTRGPALSETGVSLAVVGALPISESALERMGIRIAAHIDSIDDATEPANTSADALIATTTSLHEDVVSQLAAVAQKLKSQAVAVVYAFGTAEAIELARLSGFELFRSTEGQTNPASIISKLAQAVVKARRSDETDRGLWLRTRRRFDEATLASLTGLSTTVKCECPRHLSELIMQLSAFERYSDECVSRSPADALLHRHLGDAANRAAELLETALAVILREEGLGGTTPDLKAL, encoded by the coding sequence TCGCGACACACCTCACCGCTATCGCAGCGGCGAGGCCGCGCGCCTGGCGCGCATGCCGGCAGCAACGCTGAGGATCTGGGAGAGACGTTATGGCGTGGTTGCTCCGCCGAAGACGCCGTCCGGACAACGGATGTATTCGGACGACGACGTACAGCGCATCCGCTTGCTGAAGGCACTCGTCAATCAAGGACACGCGATCGGTACGATCGCCAGCCTGAGCCGCGAGGAACTCGAAGCGTTGTCGCTGACGGATACGCGTGGCCCGGCACTGTCCGAGACGGGGGTGAGCCTCGCGGTCGTCGGCGCGCTTCCGATTTCGGAATCCGCTCTGGAGCGAATGGGAATCCGGATCGCCGCGCATATCGACTCGATCGACGACGCGACCGAACCTGCGAATACATCGGCGGATGCACTCATCGCGACCACCACGTCGCTCCATGAGGATGTCGTTTCGCAGCTCGCCGCCGTCGCGCAAAAGCTCAAATCGCAGGCGGTGGCCGTCGTATATGCGTTCGGCACCGCGGAGGCAATCGAACTGGCGCGGCTGTCCGGGTTCGAGCTGTTCCGGTCGACGGAAGGTCAGACTAATCCCGCATCCATCATTTCGAAACTGGCGCAAGCGGTCGTCAAGGCACGCCGGTCGGACGAGACCGATCGCGGGCTCTGGCTGCGCACGCGGCGACGCTTCGATGAAGCAACGCTCGCGTCGCTCACCGGGCTGTCCACCACCGTCAAGTGCGAGTGCCCGCGTCACCTTTCCGAATTGATCATGCAGCTCAGTGCATTCGAGCGATACAGTGACGAATGCGTGTCGCGCTCGCCGGCCGACGCACTGCTGCACCGCCACCTCGGAGACGCGGCGAACCGGGCGGCCGAATTGCTCGAGACGGCGCTCGCCGTCATCCTTCGCGAAGAGGGCCTGGGCGGAACGACACCGGATCTGAAGGCGCTGTAG